A single region of the Kwoniella botswanensis chromosome 1, complete sequence genome encodes:
- a CDS encoding SBDS family rRNA metabolism protein produces the protein MNKQPGTQIKLTNVSIVRMKKGGKRFEIACYQNKVSEFRSGVETDLSEVLQIEQIFTNVPKGLVAKKDDWTKCFQTDDMNKVIEEILRKGELQINNLERSHQLSSLSREIATLVSEMTVDPNTNRKHTVGMIEKTMSEIGFSVKADKPAKAQALELIKKLSSEEGESTLPIRRARMRIRITMPGKDAKRIKDNIMKEVEETEEDDMGQEWEAIVQINPSAFRTITDLVNNETKGKGRVEVMGNV, from the exons ATGAATAAACAACCGGGAACGCAGATAAA ACTTACCAATGTCAGTatagtgaggatgaagaagggtggTAAGAGGttcgag ATCGCTTGCTATCAGAATAAAGTATCCGAGTTCCGATCAGGAGT TGAAACCGATTTATCCGAAGTATTACAGATAGAACAGATATTCACCAATGTGCCGAAGGGATTGGtagcgaagaaggatgattggaCGAAATGTTTCCAGACGGACGATATGAACAAGGTGATCGAGGAG ATACTGCGCAAAGGTGAACTCCAAATCAACAACCTCGAACGTTCCCACCAATTATCCTCTCTATCTCGAGAAATCGCTACGTTAGTCAGCGAAATGACCGTCGACCCAAATACGAACCGTAAACACACTGTGGGGATGATTGAAAAGACCATGTCTGAGATTGGATTCTCGGTAAAGGCTGATAAACCGGCCAAAGCCCAGGCATTAGAGTTGATCAAGAAACTGAgtagtgaagaaggtgaaagtaCTTTACCTATCAGAAGAGCCAGGATGAGAATTAGGATTACGATGCCTGGAAAAGATGCCAAGAGGATAAAGGATAATATCATGAAAGAGGTCGAGGAGACggaggaggatgatatgggtCAGGAGTGGGAGGCT ATTGTTCAAATCAACCCAAGCGCTTTCCGTACGATAACGGATTTGGTGAATAACGAGACCAAAGGGAAAGGTAGAGTAGAGGTGATGGGAAATGTGTAG